The following proteins are co-located in the Telopea speciosissima isolate NSW1024214 ecotype Mountain lineage chromosome 9, Tspe_v1, whole genome shotgun sequence genome:
- the LOC122638782 gene encoding uncharacterized protein LOC122638782: MITIFGDPEIVHTLASIEEGAEAPTDFQMGGFEIGAISEDIDWIDLEVEQMKLEATEEELNIGGLAANRRGYRAGILLITPDDLYLPSAFWLDFPCTNNIVEYEACAIGLKAAMAVEIKKLRLYADSSIMIYQTLGKWKIKDEKLKPYQEHLENLIKSFDEITFEYLPRDNNRFTDALATLASMVECTLDTQVRPFLVDRRHGPAYEESVNVLTTDGRSWSAPIIDFIRERKYPLNSTVDEQKRL; this comes from the exons ATGATCACTATCTTTGGTGATCCAGAGATTGTCCACACCTTAGCAAGCATCGAAGAAGGTGCGGAAGCTCCTACAGATTTCCAGATGGGAGGATTTGAGATTGGGGCAATCAGC GAGGACATCGACTGGATCGACCTTGAAGTAGAACAGATGAAACTGGAAGCTACTGAAGAAGAACTGAACATCGGAGGACT TGCAGCCAATCGGAGAGGATATAGAGCAGGAATATTGTTGATAACACCAGATGATCTCTATCTGCCATCTGCATTCTGGCTAGATTTCCCTTGCACCAACAACATTGTAGAGTATGAAGCATGTGCAATTGGTCTCAAAGCCGCCATGGCAGTAGAGATCAAGAAGCTGAGACTTTATGCGGATTCGTCGATCATGATTTATCAAACTCTAGGGAAGTGGAAGATAAAGGATGAAAAACTGAAACCTTACCAAGAACATTTGGAGAACCTGATCAAAAGCTTCgatgaaatcaccttcgaatATTTGCCGAGGGACAATAATAGATTCACTGATGCCCTAGCTACTTTGGcttcaatggttgaatgcaCTCTAGATACTCAAGTCCGCCCATTCTTGGTAGATAGAAGGCATGGACCAGCATATGAAGAGTCAGTAAATGTTCTGACAACTGATGGGAGGTCATGGTCTGCACCCATCATTGACTTCATTAGAGAAAGGAAATATCCTCTGAATTCCACAGTCGATGAACAGAAGAGGTTGTGA